One window of Drosophila busckii strain San Diego stock center, stock number 13000-0081.31 chromosome 3L, ASM1175060v1, whole genome shotgun sequence genomic DNA carries:
- the LOC108598802 gene encoding uncharacterized protein LOC108598802 — protein MEVEIIEKSLNNPVIMETSKDDNNNTDDDDKSTIVAPIAVAARSKQLLKTNLRVLLSNLYMKSAGRLPGAAVPRCLYNTSLCVSNHRCAMLPNAPDISVAQDLTTNLHSQQYDTYLQMLEMLALQTVYPGEGVFERLLDMVMILSTKSMTMEELRQRYEQVLRIYYLLLDAFPPCWTTLRPYYLHFLGINTSTDVSVEKTPQKLQVFLDVLEDCLAKCSEQELTQYTSSLEALQFDYDNEKPHKVSDGDVFLGDVEDFDWESDKQWIDDVKKMSNGVQLARVFNGLDMLCSVLEREFLSWLDHNRLQQAEADIFQEETKPFVLIVFGIKSNLRLTAITKQLLRLYSRAVAKDLHQERLNVLHRYISLLMEASNTAELQYVDNAVVYPSLGTQTQRLIVEFLKIFKAENPSNINSYVKQLSQLQQPYVRFTFADQFLQLFYFSSAPFNPAKISEEFKAKQWLKYKPKNEQEQAELEQLSREDYLRVLLNALQDYCKWLNLKTCWNYIKTKKPIQPLQTTTSSPLATPVGAVTGNVGKVFELDEMQKESHTWKQRMNLKVIVSKPKVSLPVARISVTKIAEVYGTDLRQLRYLRRVLLVAKRFIDVTEWLSFLDDFLGEDTPPASSEA, from the exons atggaAGTCGAAATTATAGAAAAGTCGCTTAATAACCCGGTAATTATGGAAACCAGCAAGGATGATAATAACAATaccgatgatgatgacaaaTCTACAATTGTGGCACCCATTGCGGTTGCTGCGCGTTcgaagcagctgcttaaaacaAATCTGCGTGTGTTGTTATCAAATTTGTATATGAAAAGCGCGGGACGTTTGCCGGGCGCCGCTGTACCCCGTTGTCTATACAATACGAGTCTCTGCGTGAGCAATCATCGATGTGCCATGCTGCCCAATGCGCCGGATATATCAGTGGCACAGGATTTAACAACCAATTTACATAGTCAGCAATACGATACGTATTTGCAAATGCTGGAGATGCTGGCGCTACAAACGGTCTACCCCGGCGAGGGTGTATTTGAGCGTCTGCTGGATATGGTGATG ATACTTTCAACCAAATCTATGACTATGGAGGAGTTGCGTCAGCGCTATGAGCAAGTGCTGCGTATTTACTACTTGTTGCTGGATGCATTTCCGCCCTGCTGGACCACATTGCGTCCCTACTATTTGCATTTTCTGGGTATTAATACTAGCACAGACGTTAGCGTGGAAAAGACGCCACAAAAGTTGCAAGTGTTTCTAGACGTGTTGGAGGATTGCTTGGCTAAATGCTCAGAGCAAGAGCTAACGCAGTATACAAGTAGCCTAGAGGCGCTTCAATTTGACTATGACAATGAGAAGCCACATAAAGTATCAGATGGTGACGTTTTTCTTGGCGATGTGGAGGATTTTGATTGGGAGAGCGACAAGCAATGGATAGATGATGTTAAGAAAATGTCAAATGGCGTGCAGTTGGCAAGAGTTTTCAACGGCTTGGACATGCTATGCTCGGTGCTGGAGCGTGAGTTTCTTTCTTGGCTGGACCATAATCGCTTGCAACAGGCAGAAGCGGATATATTCCAAGAGGAAACAAAACCGTTTGTGCTTATTGTCTTTGGTATTAAGTCGAATTTGCGGCTAACAGCCATTACTAAGCAGCTATTGCGTTTGTATAGTCGTGCCGTAGCCAAGGACTTGCATCAGGAACGGCTCAACGTGCTGCAT cGCTATATCTCGCTGCTCATGGAGGCCAGCAACACTGCAGAGCTTCAGTATGTGGACAATGCTGTCGTTTATCCCAGCTTGGGAACTCAGACGCAACGTTTGATTGTGGAATTCTTAAAGATTTTCAAGGCAGAGAATCCTTCGAATATTAACAGCTATGTTAAGCAGCTatcgcagctgcaacagccCTATGTGCGCTTCACCTTTGCGGATCAGTTTCTGCAGCTATTCTACTTCTCCAGTGCACCGTTTAATCCTGCCAAGATCAGTGAGGAATTCAAAGCCAAGCAATGGCTAAAATATAAGCCCAAAAATGAGCAGGAGCAAGCTGAGTTGGAGCAGCTTTCACGCGAAGATTATCTACGTGTACTGCTTAACGCCTTGCAGGATTACTGCAAGTGGCTGAATCTCAAAACCTGCTGGAACtatataaaaaccaaaaagccTATCCAACCGTTGCAGACTACAACCAGCAGTCCGCTAGCAACTCCAGTGGGCGCTGTAACTGGCAATGTGGGCAAAGTCTTTGAGCTGGATGAGATGCAAAAGGAATCGCATACCTGGAAGCAGCGCATGAATTTGAAAGTGATTGTTAGCAAGCCCAAGGTTAGTCTGCCTGTGGCCAGAATCAGCGTTACCAAAATAGCAGAGGTATATGGCACAGATCTTAGGCAGTTAAGATACTTGCGACGCGTTCTGTTAGTGGCTAAACGTTTTATAGATGTTACGGAATGGTTAAGTTTTTTGGACGATTTTCTAGGCGAAGATACGCCGCCAGCTTCATCAGAAGCATAA